The genomic window CCGACCAGCCGGTGCGGCCCGATCCGGCGGCGTCCGACCGGGCACCCGACCCGCCGACGACCGTCGAGCCTCCCGCGGACCCGACGGCGCCACCGGCGGAGCCCGGCCCGGAGAAGCCTCGCTCACCGGAGGCGGAGCAGCGTCCTCTCGGGCGGGACCGGCTGACCGGCACCGACGCGCCACCGACAGACTTCCCGACCGACGAGGACGAGGGATACGAGCCGCCACCGCCACCGCCGCTCCCCCGGCTGTCCGCGCCGGTCGTCGGTGCGCTGCTGGCGATCGCGGCCGGGTTGGTGCTGCTGTTCCGGTCGGACACGCTCGGGCTCAGCGAGCAGGTGCGGCTGCTGCTGGCGCTCTGCGGCATCCTCGGCGGTGCCGGTGCGCTGGTGTGGCGTCTGCGGGACGGTTGGAACGAGGACGACCCGGACGACGGAGCGGTGGTCTAAGACTCTTTCCCGGACGGACACGTGGCCGCCGCGAGCCGGTAGCGCGCATCCCTCACCGTGGACGGTGGGAGGTGGTCCCGATGGTCGGCACGCTCACTCCGCACAGACACACACGAGTACTCGCGCTCTGGTGCACGCTTACCGGGCACGACCCCGACTGGTTCGACGAGCCCGAGCGGGAGGCGCTGCTGGCGCGGACCGAGGTCGCGGCGCTGGCCGAGGTGCCCGACGCGGTGCTGATGGACGCCGGGCTGGCGGTGCGGCGTGGGACGTCGCTCCCGCTGGAACGGTGGCTCGCCGCGGTACGGGTGGTTCGCCCGGCGGCCCGCGTCAGCGCCTGACGCCGAACCTCAGCGCCTGACCGGACGTCAGCGCGTGAGGCCGAACTCCGCTACCAGCGGCCGGTGGTCGCTGGCCCGGGTGACCTCCGGCGTGTCGAGCACCTGGTAGCCGCGGGCCGGTACGCCGGGCGAGACGAACAACGCGTCGATGCGGCGACGCGGAGACCGGGTGCTGAACGTCGGTGTCGGGTCGTCGGCGCCGACGTCGACCAGCCGTTCGGTGAGCGCGCGCCAGGCCGGGCCGTCGGCGGTCTCGTTGACGTCGCCGGCGACCACGGTCGGCTCGTCGCCGGGCACGGCGTCCAGCAGCACCGGGACGTGCGCGGCCCGTTCCGGACCGGTGAGTCCGAGGTGGACGCCGACGACCGTGAACGGCGCACCGGCCAGCGCGCCCCGGACGACGACCGCCGCCCGTGGATGCTGGAACCGCGTGAACGGCAGGCGCACCACCGCGGTCTCGCGCACGGTCACCGCCAGCGACGCCAGGACGAGGTTCCCGGACGCGT from Cryptosporangium aurantiacum includes these protein-coding regions:
- a CDS encoding endonuclease/exonuclease/phosphatase family protein codes for the protein MAAGAPAAPRVWLRVLNWNVRGLRDDVDALARTIRGTAPHVVVLQEAPRVLRWRARAAQLARRCGLVVVRGGGDASGNLVLASLAVTVRETAVVRLPFTRFQHPRAAVVVRGALAGAPFTVVGVHLGLTGPERAAHVPVLLDAVPGDEPTVVAGDVNETADGPAWRALTERLVDVGADDPTPTFSTRSPRRRIDALFVSPGVPARGYQVLDTPEVTRASDHRPLVAEFGLTR